One stretch of Segatella copri DNA includes these proteins:
- a CDS encoding AIR synthase-related protein, with product MMRGVSAAKEDVHNAIKNIDKGIFPQAFCKIIPDILGGDPEYCNIMHADGAGTKSSLAYMYWKETGDLSVWKGIAQDAIVMNTDDLLCVGAVDNILVSSTIGRNKMLIPGEVISAIINGTDDLLHEMREMGIGIYPTGGETADVGDLVRTIIVDSTVTCRMKRSDVINNANIRPGDVIVGLSSTGQATYEKKYNGGMGSNGLTSARHDVFAKYLAENYPESYDHAVPDELVYSGKYKLTDEIEGSPINAGELVLSPTRTYAPVIKKILDELRPEIHGMVHCTGGAQTKVLHFVGENCKVVKDNMFPVPPLFKAIHDCSETDWKEMYQVFNMGHRMEIYVRPEVAEKVIAISKSFNIDAQIVGHIEEGKRSLTIKSEFGTFEY from the coding sequence ATGATGCGCGGTGTTAGCGCAGCAAAGGAAGATGTTCACAACGCTATCAAGAACATCGACAAGGGTATCTTCCCACAGGCTTTCTGCAAGATCATACCTGATATCTTGGGCGGCGACCCAGAGTATTGTAACATTATGCATGCCGACGGTGCAGGTACCAAGTCGAGCTTGGCCTACATGTACTGGAAAGAGACTGGCGACCTCTCTGTATGGAAAGGTATCGCTCAGGATGCTATCGTGATGAATACCGACGACCTGCTCTGCGTGGGCGCCGTAGATAACATCCTCGTAAGCTCTACCATCGGCCGCAACAAGATGCTCATCCCAGGCGAGGTTATCTCTGCTATCATCAACGGTACTGACGACCTGCTCCACGAGATGCGCGAGATGGGTATCGGCATCTATCCTACAGGCGGTGAGACTGCCGATGTAGGCGACCTGGTTCGTACCATCATCGTTGACTCTACCGTTACCTGCCGCATGAAGCGCAGCGATGTCATCAACAACGCCAACATCCGTCCAGGCGATGTTATCGTAGGTCTTTCTTCTACAGGTCAGGCTACTTACGAGAAGAAGTACAACGGCGGTATGGGCAGCAACGGACTTACTTCTGCCCGCCACGATGTATTCGCCAAGTATCTCGCAGAGAACTATCCTGAAAGCTACGACCACGCCGTGCCAGACGAGTTGGTTTACAGCGGTAAGTATAAGTTGACTGATGAGATAGAGGGTTCTCCTATCAACGCCGGAGAACTGGTACTCTCTCCTACCCGTACCTACGCTCCTGTCATCAAGAAGATTCTCGATGAGCTCCGCCCAGAGATTCACGGTATGGTTCACTGCACCGGTGGTGCCCAGACCAAGGTTCTGCACTTCGTAGGCGAGAACTGTAAGGTAGTGAAGGACAACATGTTCCCTGTGCCTCCACTCTTCAAGGCTATCCACGACTGCTCAGAGACCGACTGGAAGGAGATGTATCAGGTATTCAACATGGGTCACCGTATGGAGATTTACGTTCGTCCTGAGGTTGCCGAGAAGGTTATCGCCATCAGCAAGAGCTTCAACATCGATGCCCAGATTGTGGGCCACATCGAAGAAGGCAAGCGCAGCCTGACCATCAAGAGCGAATTCGGAACATTCGAATACTAA
- the prfA gene encoding peptide chain release factor 1 — protein MDNNNILQKLEGLESRYEEVSTLITDPDVIADQTRYVKLTKEWKDLGDIMDARKRYINCLNSIKEAKDILANESDPEMKEMAREELNENEALQPKLEEEIKIALVPKDPEDAKNVQMEIRGGAGGDEAALFAGDLFNMYKKYCESKGWTVSVTSVSEGAVGGYKEIDFAVSGTDVYGTLKYESGVHRVQRVPATETQGRMHTSAATVAVLPEADKFEVNINEGDIKWDTFRSSGAGGQNVNKVESGVRLRYPWKNPNTGEVEEILIECTETRDQPKNKERALSRLYTFIHDREHQKYVDDIASRRKSLVSTGDRSAKIRTYNFPQGRVTDHRIGYTTHDLNGFLAGDIQDMIDALTVAENAEKLKETEL, from the coding sequence ATGGATAATAACAACATATTACAGAAGCTAGAAGGCTTAGAGAGCCGATACGAGGAAGTAAGCACCCTCATTACCGACCCTGATGTCATCGCCGACCAGACACGCTACGTGAAGCTCACCAAGGAATGGAAAGACCTGGGTGATATCATGGACGCACGCAAGCGATACATCAACTGCCTGAACAGCATCAAAGAGGCAAAGGATATCCTTGCCAACGAGAGCGATCCGGAAATGAAGGAGATGGCTCGCGAAGAACTCAACGAGAACGAGGCGCTGCAGCCTAAACTCGAAGAAGAAATCAAGATTGCGCTGGTACCTAAGGACCCAGAAGACGCCAAAAACGTACAGATGGAAATCCGAGGCGGTGCCGGAGGCGACGAGGCTGCCCTCTTTGCAGGCGACCTATTTAATATGTATAAGAAATACTGCGAATCTAAGGGATGGACCGTCAGCGTGACTTCTGTTTCTGAAGGCGCAGTAGGTGGATACAAGGAAATAGACTTCGCCGTCAGCGGTACTGACGTTTACGGCACATTGAAGTATGAATCAGGTGTTCACCGTGTTCAGCGTGTGCCTGCTACTGAAACACAGGGCCGTATGCACACCTCTGCTGCTACCGTGGCTGTATTGCCAGAAGCAGACAAGTTTGAGGTGAACATCAACGAAGGTGATATCAAGTGGGATACCTTCCGAAGCTCAGGTGCCGGTGGTCAGAACGTGAACAAGGTGGAGTCTGGTGTACGTCTCCGCTATCCTTGGAAGAACCCTAACACAGGCGAGGTAGAGGAAATCCTCATCGAGTGTACCGAGACCCGTGACCAGCCAAAGAACAAGGAGCGTGCCTTGAGCCGCCTCTATACATTCATCCACGACCGTGAGCACCAGAAGTATGTTGACGATATTGCCAGCCGCCGCAAGAGCCTCGTATCTACCGGCGACCGCAGTGCGAAAATCCGTACCTACAACTTCCCACAGGGCCGTGTTACCGACCACCGTATCGGTTACACCACTCACGATCTCAACGGTTTCCTGGCAGGTGATATTCAGGACATGATTGATGCCCTGACCGTAGCCGAGAACGCTGAGAAACTGAAAGAAACAGAATTGTAA
- the pyrF gene encoding orotidine-5'-phosphate decarboxylase, translated as MNRKELVEQIFAKKSFLCVGLDTDINKLPKCITESEDIQGAEAEMIFRFNKAIIDATAPYCVAYKPNLAFYESRGIDGMIAFENTIKYLHSHYPNHFIIADAKRGDIGNTSKMYAQTFFEEYNIDSVTVAPYMGEDSVKPFLEYDGKWVILLALTSNKGSHDFQLTEDKEGERLFEKVLKKSQEWGNDENMMYVVGATQGKMFEDIRKVAPNHFLLVPGVGAQGGSLQEVCKYGIIKDCGLLVNSSRGIIYASNGDDFAEVAGQKAKELQAEMAAELAKL; from the coding sequence ATGAACAGAAAAGAACTCGTAGAGCAGATTTTCGCCAAGAAGAGTTTCTTGTGCGTAGGTCTTGACACAGATATCAACAAGTTGCCTAAGTGCATCACCGAGAGTGAAGACATCCAGGGCGCAGAAGCCGAAATGATATTCAGATTCAACAAGGCTATCATCGACGCAACAGCCCCTTACTGTGTGGCTTACAAGCCAAACCTGGCTTTCTATGAGAGCCGCGGCATCGATGGCATGATTGCCTTCGAGAACACCATCAAGTATCTCCACAGCCACTATCCTAACCACTTCATCATCGCAGATGCCAAGCGCGGCGATATCGGCAACACCAGCAAGATGTATGCCCAGACATTCTTCGAGGAATACAATATCGACTCTGTAACCGTAGCACCTTATATGGGTGAGGATTCAGTCAAGCCATTCCTCGAGTATGACGGCAAGTGGGTTATCCTTCTGGCACTGACCAGCAACAAGGGTAGTCACGACTTCCAGCTCACCGAGGATAAGGAGGGTGAGCGCCTCTTCGAGAAGGTTCTCAAGAAGAGCCAGGAATGGGGCAACGATGAGAACATGATGTACGTAGTAGGCGCTACACAGGGCAAGATGTTCGAAGACATCCGCAAGGTGGCTCCTAACCACTTCCTCCTCGTACCGGGCGTAGGTGCACAGGGCGGCAGCCTGCAGGAGGTTTGCAAGTATGGCATCATCAAGGATTGCGGCTTGCTCGTAAACTCTTCCCGCGGCATCATCTATGCCAGCAACGGCGATGACTTTGCTGAGGTAGCAGGTCAGAAAGCTAAGGAGTTGCAGGCTGAAATGGCAGCAGAACTTGCTAAGTTATAA
- the lpxD gene encoding UDP-3-O-(3-hydroxymyristoyl)glucosamine N-acyltransferase: MEFTAQQIAQFVQGRVEGDENATVNTFAKIEEGKEGAISFLSNPKYTHYVYETKSSIVLIDENVELEHPVSTTLIRVKNAYECVAKLLQMYESMKPKKTGIDPLAFVSPKAKVAEGVYVGAFAYISDGAEVGEGSQIYPHAYIGEGVKIGKNALIYPNVTVYHGCKLGNNVTLHAGCVIGADGFGFAPGPEGYDKIPQIGIVTIEDDVEIGANTCVDRSTMGSTYVRKGVKLDNLVQIAHNTDIGANTVMSSQVGVAGSTKVGEWCMFGGQVGIAGHITIGDKVFLGAQSGVPGSLKSGQQLIGTPPMEQRAYFKSQAIFRRLPDMYKELNDLKKQIEELKKK; encoded by the coding sequence ATGGAATTTACCGCTCAACAAATAGCCCAGTTCGTTCAGGGCCGTGTGGAAGGTGATGAGAACGCAACAGTCAACACCTTCGCAAAAATCGAAGAAGGTAAGGAAGGCGCCATCTCGTTCCTTTCTAACCCTAAATACACTCATTATGTTTACGAAACCAAGTCAAGTATCGTACTCATTGATGAGAACGTAGAATTGGAACACCCTGTCAGCACAACCCTCATCCGTGTGAAGAATGCATACGAGTGTGTGGCTAAGCTCCTGCAGATGTACGAATCTATGAAGCCTAAGAAGACCGGCATCGATCCGCTGGCTTTCGTTTCTCCAAAGGCTAAGGTGGCTGAAGGCGTATATGTAGGTGCATTCGCATATATCAGCGATGGTGCAGAGGTAGGCGAAGGTAGCCAGATTTATCCTCATGCCTACATCGGAGAGGGTGTGAAGATTGGCAAGAATGCACTCATCTATCCGAACGTTACCGTATATCACGGTTGTAAGTTAGGCAACAACGTTACGCTTCATGCAGGTTGTGTGATCGGTGCCGACGGATTCGGATTTGCTCCTGGTCCTGAAGGATACGACAAGATTCCTCAGATTGGTATCGTTACCATCGAAGACGATGTAGAGATTGGTGCCAACACTTGTGTTGACCGTTCTACAATGGGTTCTACCTACGTACGCAAGGGCGTGAAACTCGACAACCTCGTACAGATTGCCCACAATACCGACATCGGTGCCAACACCGTGATGTCTTCTCAGGTAGGTGTAGCAGGCAGTACGAAGGTAGGCGAATGGTGTATGTTTGGCGGACAGGTGGGTATTGCCGGCCACATCACTATCGGCGACAAGGTGTTCCTCGGTGCCCAGAGCGGTGTTCCTGGCAGCCTCAAGAGCGGCCAGCAGCTCATCGGAACTCCTCCTATGGAGCAGCGCGCTTACTTCAAGTCACAGGCAATCTTCCGTCGCCTGCCTGATATGTACAAGGAACTCAACGACCTGAAGAAGCAGATTGAAGAATTAAAGAAAAAGTAA
- a CDS encoding bifunctional UDP-3-O-[3-hydroxymyristoyl] N-acetylglucosamine deacetylase/3-hydroxyacyl-ACP dehydratase gives MSKQKTLKGSFSLCGKGLHTGLSLTVTFNPAPENTGYKIQRIDLEGEPVIQAVAENVVETQRGTVLGKGDIRVSTIEHGMSALYALGIDNCLIQVNGPEFPILDGSAAPYVEKIQSVGIQEQNAEKDYYIIRHKIEVKDNNGSVITILPDEDFSITAMCSFESKFINSQFATLEKMETYAEEIASARTFVFVRDIMPLLQANLIKGGDLDNAIVIYERQVEQAQLDQLADHLKVPHMDANKLGYIQHRPLQWENECTRHKLLDIIGDMALIGKPIKGRIIATRPGHTVNNKFARLMRKEIRKHEIQAPIYDPNEEPIMDNIRIRQLLPHRYPMQLVDKVIAMGPSSIVGVKNVTSNEPFFTGHFPEEPVMPGVLQVEAMAQCGGLLVLNQLEEPERWSTYFMKLDDVKFRKKVVPGDTLLFRVELLAPVRHGISSMKGYMFVGDQVVAEATFTAQIVKNK, from the coding sequence ATGTCAAAACAGAAGACACTGAAAGGTAGCTTCTCTCTTTGCGGAAAGGGTTTGCATACAGGCTTGAGCCTCACCGTAACATTCAATCCAGCACCAGAGAACACCGGTTATAAAATACAGCGCATCGACCTTGAAGGCGAGCCTGTCATCCAGGCTGTAGCTGAAAACGTTGTTGAAACACAGCGCGGTACCGTACTCGGTAAGGGCGACATCCGCGTTTCTACCATCGAACATGGTATGTCAGCACTCTATGCCCTCGGCATCGACAACTGTCTCATCCAGGTAAATGGTCCTGAGTTCCCTATCCTCGACGGTTCTGCTGCTCCTTATGTAGAGAAGATTCAGAGCGTAGGCATCCAGGAACAGAATGCAGAGAAAGATTACTACATCATCCGTCATAAGATTGAGGTGAAAGATAATAACGGGTCTGTTATCACCATTCTTCCAGACGAGGACTTCAGCATCACAGCCATGTGTTCTTTCGAGAGCAAATTCATCAACAGCCAGTTTGCTACCCTCGAAAAGATGGAGACATACGCAGAGGAGATTGCTTCTGCCCGTACCTTCGTTTTCGTACGCGATATCATGCCTCTGCTCCAGGCTAACCTCATCAAGGGTGGTGACCTGGACAATGCCATCGTTATCTACGAGCGCCAGGTAGAACAGGCTCAGCTCGACCAGCTCGCCGACCATCTCAAGGTGCCTCACATGGATGCCAACAAGTTGGGTTATATACAGCACCGCCCATTGCAGTGGGAGAACGAGTGTACACGTCATAAACTGCTCGATATCATCGGCGATATGGCACTCATCGGCAAGCCTATCAAGGGTCGCATCATCGCTACCCGTCCTGGCCATACCGTAAACAACAAGTTCGCCCGCCTCATGCGCAAGGAGATTCGCAAGCACGAGATTCAGGCTCCTATCTACGATCCTAACGAGGAGCCAATCATGGATAATATCCGCATCCGCCAGCTCCTGCCTCACCGCTACCCTATGCAGCTGGTCGACAAGGTCATCGCTATGGGTCCTAGCAGCATCGTGGGCGTAAAGAATGTAACCAGCAACGAGCCTTTCTTCACCGGTCACTTCCCAGAGGAGCCGGTTATGCCAGGTGTTCTCCAGGTAGAGGCTATGGCACAGTGTGGCGGTCTGCTCGTCCTCAACCAGTTGGAGGAGCCTGAGCGCTGGAGTACTTACTTCATGAAGCTCGATGATGTGAAGTTCCGCAAGAAGGTGGTTCCGGGCGATACCCTCCTCTTCCGTGTAGAACTCCTCGCACCTGTACGTCATGGCATCAGCTCTATGAAAGGCTATATGTTCGTAGGCGACCAGGTGGTGGCTGAGGCTACTTTCACAGCACAGATTGTTAAGAACAAGTAA
- the lpxA gene encoding acyl-ACP--UDP-N-acetylglucosamine O-acyltransferase, which translates to MNQISPLAFVHPEAKLGDNNIIGPFCYIDKDTVLGDNNVLQNSVTIHVGARIGNNNEFFPGASISTKPQDLKFKGEQTTCEVGDNNSIRENVTISRGTASKGKTVVGSNNLLMETVHVAHDCVLGSGLIIGNSTKFAGEVVVDDNAIVSANVLVHQFCHIAGYVMIQGGCRFSQDIPPYIIAGKEPTRYCSINLIGLRRRGFSNETIQNIHEAYRLLYSKGILKEGIEEIKKNLEVTKEIQYIIDFVESSQRGIIR; encoded by the coding sequence ATGAATCAGATTAGTCCATTAGCGTTCGTTCACCCAGAGGCAAAACTCGGTGATAACAACATCATCGGCCCTTTCTGCTATATTGATAAGGATACCGTTTTGGGCGACAACAATGTATTACAGAACAGCGTCACCATCCATGTAGGTGCCCGCATCGGAAACAACAATGAGTTCTTCCCAGGTGCCAGCATCTCTACCAAGCCTCAGGATTTGAAGTTCAAGGGCGAGCAGACAACATGCGAGGTTGGCGATAACAACAGTATCCGTGAGAACGTTACTATCTCTCGTGGTACAGCCTCTAAGGGCAAGACCGTAGTAGGCAGCAACAACCTCCTGATGGAAACCGTTCACGTGGCTCACGACTGCGTGCTTGGCAGCGGCTTGATTATCGGCAACTCTACCAAGTTTGCCGGTGAGGTGGTAGTAGATGACAACGCCATCGTCAGCGCCAACGTTCTCGTTCACCAGTTCTGCCATATCGCAGGTTACGTGATGATCCAGGGCGGTTGCCGTTTCTCTCAGGATATTCCTCCTTATATCATTGCCGGCAAGGAACCAACCCGCTATTGCAGCATCAACCTCATCGGTTTGCGTCGCCGTGGTTTCAGCAACGAGACCATCCAGAACATCCACGAGGCTTATCGCCTGCTCTACAGCAAGGGTATATTGAAGGAAGGTATCGAGGAAATCAAGAAGAATCTTGAGGTTACCAAGGAGATTCAGTATATTATCGACTTCGTAGAGAGTTCTCAGCGAGGCATTATCCGATAA
- the miaA gene encoding tRNA (adenosine(37)-N6)-dimethylallyltransferase MiaA, whose translation MKTLIVVLGPTGVGKTELCLSLAEHLAIPIINADSRQIFAELPIGTAAPTAEQQQRVKHYFVGNHHIEDYYSAAQYEADVMNLLQEDIFKNHDVALLTGGSMMYIDAVCKGIDDIPTVRDDIRTWMKQRLEEEGLEALVEELHKMDPEHWAIVDRKNPRRVVHALEICHQTGKTYTSFRTAEKKQRPFRIIKIGLNRDRTELYDRINQRVLMMMDEGLEAEARSVYPQKGLTALRTVGYKEMFSYFDGEIDRDEAIRQIQSHSREYMRKQLTWFKRDTTIQWFHPEQQEEILAYIDKEIG comes from the coding sequence ATGAAAACATTGATTGTGGTCTTAGGTCCTACCGGTGTAGGTAAAACGGAGCTTTGCCTTTCACTGGCAGAGCATCTCGCTATACCTATCATCAATGCCGACTCCCGCCAGATCTTCGCCGAACTCCCTATCGGAACCGCAGCCCCTACTGCCGAACAGCAGCAGCGGGTAAAGCATTATTTCGTAGGAAACCACCACATCGAAGATTATTACAGTGCTGCCCAATACGAGGCTGATGTGATGAATCTCCTGCAGGAAGATATCTTCAAGAATCACGATGTGGCTCTGCTTACAGGTGGCAGCATGATGTATATCGATGCTGTATGCAAGGGAATCGACGACATCCCTACTGTTCGTGACGACATACGCACTTGGATGAAACAGCGTCTGGAAGAGGAAGGGCTGGAGGCACTGGTAGAAGAACTTCACAAGATGGACCCGGAGCATTGGGCGATAGTAGACAGGAAGAATCCTCGCCGCGTGGTTCATGCCCTGGAAATCTGCCATCAGACCGGCAAGACTTATACTTCTTTCCGCACAGCCGAAAAGAAGCAGCGCCCTTTCCGCATCATCAAGATAGGTCTGAACCGCGACAGAACTGAACTCTACGACCGCATCAACCAGCGTGTACTGATGATGATGGACGAAGGTCTGGAGGCAGAAGCCCGCAGCGTATACCCACAGAAGGGTCTCACCGCCTTGAGAACCGTGGGCTACAAAGAAATGTTCTCCTACTTTGACGGCGAAATAGACCGCGATGAAGCTATCAGACAAATCCAGTCGCACAGCCGTGAATACATGCGCAAGCAGCTTACCTGGTTTAAGCGGGATACCACTATCCAATGGTTCCATCCAGAACAGCAAGAAGAAATCCTTGCGTATATTGATAAAGAAATAGGATAA
- a CDS encoding HAD family hydrolase, which produces MKMDRFKDIKAIAFDADDTLWALQEYFEEVEHEYCELLSEYGKEKEISAALLETESGNMADLGYGCKAFTISLVENAVKVSKGKVSAYVIAQIIGLGKSLLHLDAKPLEGVEETLALLHEKKKEGRKLKLAVFTKGELQDQENKLWRSGLQRYFDVVSIVSDKKPEAYRRLCRELDVQPSELVMVGNSFKSDIAPALSIGCSAIHIPAQSIWAHEKTEEYEHPKLRRISYFKEILDWI; this is translated from the coding sequence ATGAAAATGGATAGATTTAAAGATATCAAGGCGATAGCCTTCGATGCCGATGATACGCTCTGGGCATTACAGGAATATTTCGAAGAGGTGGAGCATGAATATTGCGAACTTCTTTCTGAATACGGAAAAGAGAAAGAAATCTCTGCCGCTCTTCTGGAGACGGAAAGTGGTAATATGGCTGACTTGGGGTATGGCTGCAAGGCTTTCACCATTTCGCTGGTAGAGAATGCCGTGAAGGTAAGTAAGGGCAAGGTTTCTGCCTATGTGATTGCTCAGATTATAGGGCTGGGAAAGAGTCTGCTGCATCTTGATGCCAAACCGCTGGAGGGGGTAGAGGAGACGCTGGCTCTGCTGCATGAAAAGAAGAAAGAGGGCAGGAAATTGAAACTTGCCGTCTTTACGAAGGGAGAGTTGCAGGATCAGGAGAATAAATTATGGCGCTCGGGTTTGCAGCGTTATTTTGATGTGGTAAGTATTGTGAGCGATAAAAAGCCTGAAGCTTACCGCCGCCTCTGTAGGGAGTTGGATGTCCAGCCTTCAGAACTCGTGATGGTGGGTAACAGTTTCAAAAGTGATATTGCTCCTGCGCTGAGCATCGGCTGTTCTGCCATCCATATTCCTGCCCAATCTATTTGGGCGCATGAGAAGACTGAAGAGTATGAACACCCGAAACTCCGCCGCATCTCATATTTCAAGGAAATTCTTGATTGGATATAA
- a CDS encoding inorganic phosphate transporter, which translates to MGTIYLCIVIFLLCLAVFDLFVGVSNDAVNFLQSAIGAKVAKFRTVLIIASCGVVLGAIMSSGMMDIARHGIMSPDHFTFEEVMTLFLAVMVTDVIILDVFNTLGMPTSTTVSLVFELLGGAFILATLKMYGDDSLNYGVLLNSNKALEVIMGIFSSVIIAFVFGAFVMWLSRIIFTFNYRKHSRYSIAIFGGIAFTALSYFIFMKGLGKSPYLPAEVRDYIDQNLGFLICITFVVSAVVMEFLHLCRVNIFKFTVLMGTFALAMAFAGNDLVNFIGVPLAGLSSYQDYMANANGAAPDQFMMTSLMESAKTTPGFLLAAGAVMIIAMATSKKAQNVIKTSVDLSRQDEGDEMFGSSSAARVIVRNCQATDSWLKQFMPKALMNWINSRFDKNDVELEESAAFDVVRAAVNLVLASMLITIGTNLKLPLSTTYVTFMVAMGSSLADRAWSRESAVFRVTGVLSVIGGWFITAGVAFAACAIVCIIMHFGGVGIQACFMGLVIYLLIRSNIQYNKKAKEEGKSSTFQLMMRSRDPEIVWDLLRRQVSRTQSYVCHFALNEFNQIMDGLANENTRDLRHANKDLKKEQDMLKKFRRQEMLGLKKSPIEIAIERNTWFHLGANSNQQFIYSLRRMLDPIKEHVDNNFNPLPAEYIKEFTPVRQKINDLMRMSCELIETGRYDSYREILAEADACKDELSVLRKKHIDRIQHMTDNTLMQISLVYLNVLQESQEFLSVMRHQLRAAKKFMEK; encoded by the coding sequence ATGGGTACAATTTATTTATGTATTGTGATCTTCCTGCTCTGTTTAGCAGTGTTCGATCTCTTCGTAGGAGTCAGCAACGATGCTGTCAACTTCCTGCAATCTGCCATCGGAGCTAAGGTGGCTAAGTTTCGCACGGTGCTGATTATCGCATCCTGCGGTGTGGTTCTGGGAGCCATTATGTCTTCAGGAATGATGGATATCGCCAGACATGGTATCATGAGTCCTGACCACTTTACATTCGAAGAGGTAATGACGCTCTTCCTGGCGGTCATGGTGACTGATGTCATCATCCTGGATGTGTTCAACACCTTAGGTATGCCAACCTCAACTACTGTCTCTCTGGTATTCGAGTTACTGGGTGGTGCTTTCATTCTCGCTACATTGAAGATGTATGGCGACGACAGCCTCAACTATGGCGTATTGCTGAACAGTAACAAGGCATTGGAGGTAATCATGGGTATCTTCTCATCTGTCATCATCGCCTTCGTGTTTGGTGCCTTTGTGATGTGGCTTTCCCGTATCATTTTCACCTTCAACTACCGCAAGCACAGCCGCTACAGTATCGCTATCTTCGGCGGTATCGCCTTTACAGCCCTCTCTTACTTCATCTTCATGAAGGGTTTGGGCAAGAGTCCTTACCTGCCTGCTGAGGTGCGCGATTACATCGACCAGAATCTCGGTTTCCTCATCTGCATCACCTTCGTGGTATCTGCTGTTGTAATGGAATTCCTGCACCTCTGCCGTGTCAACATCTTCAAGTTTACGGTGCTGATGGGTACTTTCGCCCTGGCTATGGCTTTCGCAGGTAACGACCTGGTAAACTTCATCGGTGTGCCTCTGGCAGGTCTCTCTTCTTATCAGGACTATATGGCAAATGCCAACGGTGCAGCGCCAGACCAGTTTATGATGACTTCATTGATGGAGAGTGCCAAGACCACTCCAGGCTTTCTGCTTGCTGCCGGTGCCGTGATGATTATCGCCATGGCGACATCCAAGAAGGCACAGAACGTAATCAAGACTTCTGTTGACTTGAGCCGTCAGGACGAGGGTGATGAGATGTTCGGAAGTTCTTCTGCAGCCCGCGTGATTGTACGCAACTGCCAGGCTACAGATTCATGGTTGAAGCAGTTTATGCCAAAGGCACTGATGAACTGGATCAACAGCCGTTTCGACAAGAATGATGTTGAACTCGAGGAGAGTGCTGCTTTCGACGTGGTTCGTGCAGCCGTTAACCTGGTACTTGCTTCCATGCTGATCACCATCGGTACCAACCTCAAGTTGCCTCTCTCTACCACCTACGTTACCTTCATGGTAGCTATGGGTTCTTCACTTGCTGATAGAGCATGGAGCCGCGAGAGTGCCGTATTCCGTGTAACAGGTGTATTGAGTGTAATCGGTGGTTGGTTCATCACAGCCGGTGTAGCTTTCGCAGCCTGTGCCATTGTCTGTATCATCATGCACTTTGGTGGTGTGGGCATCCAGGCTTGCTTCATGGGTTTGGTTATCTACCTGCTCATCCGCAGCAACATCCAGTATAACAAGAAGGCTAAGGAAGAGGGCAAGAGTAGTACCTTCCAGCTGATGATGCGTTCTCGCGACCCGGAGATTGTATGGGATTTGCTTCGCCGTCAGGTTTCACGCACCCAGTCTTACGTCTGCCACTTCGCCCTGAACGAGTTCAACCAGATTATGGATGGTCTTGCCAACGAGAATACCCGCGACCTTCGTCATGCCAACAAGGATCTGAAGAAGGAACAGGATATGCTGAAGAAGTTCCGCCGTCAGGAGATGCTCGGTTTGAAGAAATCGCCTATCGAGATTGCCATCGAGCGCAACACCTGGTTCCATCTGGGTGCCAACAGCAACCAGCAGTTTATCTACTCTCTGCGCCGTATGCTCGACCCAATCAAGGAACATGTTGACAACAACTTCAATCCGCTTCCTGCTGAATACATCAAGGAGTTTACTCCTGTACGCCAGAAGATCAACGACCTGATGCGCATGAGCTGCGAACTGATAGAGACCGGCAGATATGACAGCTATCGCGAGATTCTTGCCGAGGCAGATGCCTGCAAAGACGAGCTCTCTGTTCTCCGCAAGAAGCATATCGACCGCATCCAGCACATGACTGACAATACGCTGATGCAGATTTCTCTGGTTTATCTCAACGTACTGCAGGAGAGTCAGGAATTCCTGAGTGTGATGAGACATCAGTTAAGAGCTGCAAAGAAGTTTATGGAAAAGTAA